In Pogoniulus pusillus isolate bPogPus1 chromosome 41, bPogPus1.pri, whole genome shotgun sequence, a genomic segment contains:
- the OCLN gene encoding occludin isoform X1 gives MFSKKPYDSPPTGYGAPTGYGAPTGYGAPTGYGAPTGYGPPTTGYGYDYGARSPPPGSYYIEDVPQHFYKWTSPPGVVRILQAVVILLCIAIFACVASTLAWEYGYGYGGIYGSGLGGYYGSGYYGGALGYGSSYGGYYGGVTNPRAANGFMMAMAVLCFLSQLGLFVGSVTKSRSSRSRRFFLVVLVGSAILAFVMLIASIVYIVGVNPQAQMSGSYYYNPLLAMCNQIYTSGFTNQYLYHYCTVDPQEAVAIVCGFLIVILLCLICFFAHQTRSKIWKYGKPNIYWDKMPVAQEGPNVEEWVKNVADGASLQDETATLAYSEKPTSPITAPPYSPPSYTYPPQNGYYPSGTYSSRGSEQAEQAEQAASPSPAEEKPREQPSRAPARRGRRRRRNPELDESQYETDYTTAVESGDERDQHQWASLYPPISSDGARQKYKQEFDSDLRRYKQLCAEMDGVNDQLNQLSRQLDSVAEDTPQYQAVAEEYNRLKDLKRSPDYQSKKLETKTLRNKLFHIKRMVNDYDKLRG, from the exons ATGTTCAGCAAGAAGCCCTACGACAGTCCCCCCACGGGCTACGGCGCCCCCACGGGCTACGGCGCCCCCACGGGCTACGGCGCCCCCACGGGCTACGGTGCCCCCACGGGCTACGGCCCACCCACGACTGGTTACGGCTACGACTACGGTGCCCGCTCGCCGCCGCCTGGCTCCTACTACATCGAGGATGTGCCACAGCACTTCTACAAGTGGACCTCCCCCCCCGGCGTGGTGAGGATCCTGCAGGCTGTGGTCATCCTGCTCTGCATTGCCATCTTCGCCTGCGTGGCCTCCACCCTGGCATGGGAGTACGGCTACGGCTACGGCGGCATCTACGGCAGCGGCCTGGGCGGGTACTACGGCTCCGGCTACTACGGAGGTGCCCTGGGCTACGGCTCCTCCTACGGGGGGTACTACGGAGGGGTGACCAACCCGCGGGCGGCCAACGGCTTCATGATGGCcatggctgtgctctgcttcctcagccagctggggctcttcGTGGGCAGCGTCACCAAGTCCAGGAGCTCTCGCTCCCGGAGGTTCttcctggtggtgctggtgggcagtgcCATCCTGGCCTTCGTCATGCTCATCGCCTCCATCGTCTACATCGTGGGTGTCAACCCCCAGGCGCAGATGAGTGGCAGCTACTACTACAACCCTCTGCTGGCCATGTGCAACCAGATCTACACCAGCGGCTTCACCAACCAGTACCTCTACCACTACTGCACCGTGGACCCCCAGGAG gcTGTGGCCATCGTCTGTGGGTTCCTCATCgtcatcctcctctgcctcatctGCTTCTTCGCTCACCAGACACGGAGCAAGATCTGGAAGTATGGAAAACCAAACATCTACTGGGACAAGATGCCAGTGGCCCAGGAGGGCCCCAACGTGGAGGAGTGG gtgaAGAACGTGGCAGACGGTGCCAGCCTGCAGGACGAGACTGCCACCCTTGCCTACTCAGAGAAGCCAACCAGCCCCATCACTGCGCCCCCATACAGCCCCCCCTCCTACACCTACCCCCCCCAGAACGGCTACTACCCCTCAGGGACCTACAGCAGCCGGGG CAgcgagcaggcagagcaggcagagcaggcagccagccccagcccagccgaGGAGAAGCCTcgggagcagcccagcagagccccagcccgCCGCGGGCGCCGGCGCCGCCGCAACCCCGAGCTGGACGAGTCCCAGTACGAGACTGACTACACCACGGCCGTGGAGTCCGGGGACGAGAGGGACCAGCACCAGTGGGCCAG cctctacCCCCCCATCAGCTCGGACGGTGCCCGCCAGAAGTACAAGCAGGAGTTCGACAGCGACCTGAGGCGCTACAAGCAGCTCTGCGCCGAGATGGATGGGGTTAACGATCAGCTCAaccagctcagcaggcagctcgACAGCGTCGCCGAGGACACTCCCCAGTACCAG gcagtggcagaggagtacaacaggctgaaggacctgaagCGG agcCCTGACTACCAGAGCAAGAAGCTGGAGACCAAAACCCTCCGCAACAAACTCTTCCACATCAAGAGGATGGTGAACGACTACGACAAGCTGAGGGGGTAG
- the OCLN gene encoding occludin isoform X2 → MFSKKPYDSPPTGYGAPTGYGAPTGYGAPTGYGAPTGYGPPTTGYGYDYGARSPPPGSYYIEDVPQHFYKWTSPPGVVRILQAVVILLCIAIFACVASTLAWEYGYGYGGIYGSGLGGYYGSGYYGGALGYGSSYGGYYGGVTNPRAANGFMMAMAVLCFLSQLGLFVGSVTKSRSSRSRRFFLVVLVGSAILAFVMLIASIVYIVGVNPQAQMSGSYYYNPLLAMCNQIYTSGFTNQYLYHYCTVDPQEAVAIVCGFLIVILLCLICFFAHQTRSKIWKYGKPNIYWDKMPVAQEGPNVEEWVKNVADGASLQDETATLAYSEKPTSPITAPPYSPPSYTYPPQNGYYPSGTYSSRGEQAEQAEQAASPSPAEEKPREQPSRAPARRGRRRRRNPELDESQYETDYTTAVESGDERDQHQWASLYPPISSDGARQKYKQEFDSDLRRYKQLCAEMDGVNDQLNQLSRQLDSVAEDTPQYQAVAEEYNRLKDLKRSPDYQSKKLETKTLRNKLFHIKRMVNDYDKLRG, encoded by the exons ATGTTCAGCAAGAAGCCCTACGACAGTCCCCCCACGGGCTACGGCGCCCCCACGGGCTACGGCGCCCCCACGGGCTACGGCGCCCCCACGGGCTACGGTGCCCCCACGGGCTACGGCCCACCCACGACTGGTTACGGCTACGACTACGGTGCCCGCTCGCCGCCGCCTGGCTCCTACTACATCGAGGATGTGCCACAGCACTTCTACAAGTGGACCTCCCCCCCCGGCGTGGTGAGGATCCTGCAGGCTGTGGTCATCCTGCTCTGCATTGCCATCTTCGCCTGCGTGGCCTCCACCCTGGCATGGGAGTACGGCTACGGCTACGGCGGCATCTACGGCAGCGGCCTGGGCGGGTACTACGGCTCCGGCTACTACGGAGGTGCCCTGGGCTACGGCTCCTCCTACGGGGGGTACTACGGAGGGGTGACCAACCCGCGGGCGGCCAACGGCTTCATGATGGCcatggctgtgctctgcttcctcagccagctggggctcttcGTGGGCAGCGTCACCAAGTCCAGGAGCTCTCGCTCCCGGAGGTTCttcctggtggtgctggtgggcagtgcCATCCTGGCCTTCGTCATGCTCATCGCCTCCATCGTCTACATCGTGGGTGTCAACCCCCAGGCGCAGATGAGTGGCAGCTACTACTACAACCCTCTGCTGGCCATGTGCAACCAGATCTACACCAGCGGCTTCACCAACCAGTACCTCTACCACTACTGCACCGTGGACCCCCAGGAG gcTGTGGCCATCGTCTGTGGGTTCCTCATCgtcatcctcctctgcctcatctGCTTCTTCGCTCACCAGACACGGAGCAAGATCTGGAAGTATGGAAAACCAAACATCTACTGGGACAAGATGCCAGTGGCCCAGGAGGGCCCCAACGTGGAGGAGTGG gtgaAGAACGTGGCAGACGGTGCCAGCCTGCAGGACGAGACTGCCACCCTTGCCTACTCAGAGAAGCCAACCAGCCCCATCACTGCGCCCCCATACAGCCCCCCCTCCTACACCTACCCCCCCCAGAACGGCTACTACCCCTCAGGGACCTACAGCAGCCGGGG cgagcaggcagagcaggcagagcaggcagccagccccagcccagccgaGGAGAAGCCTcgggagcagcccagcagagccccagcccgCCGCGGGCGCCGGCGCCGCCGCAACCCCGAGCTGGACGAGTCCCAGTACGAGACTGACTACACCACGGCCGTGGAGTCCGGGGACGAGAGGGACCAGCACCAGTGGGCCAG cctctacCCCCCCATCAGCTCGGACGGTGCCCGCCAGAAGTACAAGCAGGAGTTCGACAGCGACCTGAGGCGCTACAAGCAGCTCTGCGCCGAGATGGATGGGGTTAACGATCAGCTCAaccagctcagcaggcagctcgACAGCGTCGCCGAGGACACTCCCCAGTACCAG gcagtggcagaggagtacaacaggctgaaggacctgaagCGG agcCCTGACTACCAGAGCAAGAAGCTGGAGACCAAAACCCTCCGCAACAAACTCTTCCACATCAAGAGGATGGTGAACGACTACGACAAGCTGAGGGGGTAG